In one Bacillus thuringiensis genomic region, the following are encoded:
- the lepB gene encoding signal peptidase I, whose translation MKKEIKRGWGKYILFILVIVIGYHSFTLCKVEGESMQPTLYEADYVFVNKAAVRLSNLQHGEIVIIKEEDESKYYVKRVIGLPGDVINITNGKVYVNDKKQEEPYTNKDLFNNTQVFYNFQKTKIPLNKLFVMGDNREVSRDSRNGLGYIEEDNIIGKVEFVYYPFSKMKMIE comes from the coding sequence ATGAAAAAGGAGATTAAGAGAGGCTGGGGAAAGTACATACTATTTATATTGGTGATAGTCATAGGCTACCATTCTTTTACTTTATGTAAGGTGGAAGGGGAATCGATGCAGCCGACTTTATATGAAGCAGACTACGTATTTGTAAATAAAGCAGCAGTACGTCTTTCTAATTTACAACACGGAGAAATTGTCATTATAAAAGAAGAGGATGAATCGAAATATTATGTGAAACGTGTAATAGGGCTTCCGGGTGATGTAATTAACATAACGAATGGAAAGGTATATGTGAACGATAAAAAGCAAGAAGAACCATATACGAACAAAGATTTATTTAACAACACACAAGTGTTTTATAACTTTCAAAAGACAAAAATTCCACTAAATAAGTTATTTGTAATGGGAGATAACCGCGAAGTAAGTAGAGATAGTCGCAATGGCTTAGGATATATTGAAGAAGATAACATAATTGGCAAGGTGGAATTCGTATATTATCCTTTTTCAAAAATGAAAATGATAGAATAA
- a CDS encoding peptidoglycan D,D-transpeptidase FtsI family protein — MRQKKEQKKQSKKKKTHIPFRLNVLFFIVFLLFSAIIIQLGKVQIIDGETYRNEVNKKEDVTVSTPVPRGKMFDRQGHVIVNNKPLRTVTYTKMRGVDSKEVLQVAKDLAKLIEMSQEDMDKLTETDKKDFWMQLNEKRAAAKVTKEDESKFRKQEIEGKELDKKVEELRRERITQEELNELSKEDIEVLVIKSKMNAGYKMTPQIVKKDVSQNEYAVVSERLASLPGVDTTVDWEREYPNDKILRSILGSVSNENEGLPREQLDYYLVRDYNRNDRIGKSYIEKQYEDALHGTKEQSKNIMDKAGKIVRTEKVTEGKSGNNLMLTVDMDLQKRVEGSLEKNLRAFHTAEPMMDRAFVVMMNPKNGQILSMAGKKIVNKDGGMQIEDYALGTMTSSYELGSTVKGATLLTGYQTEAIKPYTHFFDAPMYFKGSSKPKKSWKEFGDIDDLRALQVSSNVYMFNTALKMAGINYVPNNPLDIKQETFNKMRYYFRQFGLGVSTGIDLPNESIGQVGRTDNIPGFLLDYAIGQYDTYTPLQLAQYISTIANGGYRMKPQIVQEVREQPNRPEDVGKVVRSVEPVVLNRVDMDTSYINHVKEGFRRVFQEADGTGTGTFKGLPYKPAGKTGTAETVYGGESDIGRDENNNRKKCYNLTLAGYAPYDADPEIAFSVVVPWVNDDKSGINSAIGKEILDAYFELKTNRSNANSIPVEQPNKAQ; from the coding sequence ATGAGACAGAAAAAGGAGCAGAAAAAACAATCGAAAAAGAAAAAGACTCATATTCCATTTCGGTTAAATGTACTATTTTTTATTGTCTTTCTTTTATTTTCAGCTATTATAATTCAATTAGGTAAAGTACAAATCATTGATGGAGAAACGTATAGAAATGAAGTAAACAAAAAGGAAGATGTAACGGTAAGCACTCCCGTTCCTAGAGGGAAAATGTTTGATCGGCAAGGTCACGTTATTGTAAATAATAAACCATTGCGAACCGTTACATATACGAAAATGAGAGGAGTAGACTCGAAAGAAGTTTTACAGGTAGCAAAAGATTTAGCTAAGCTAATTGAAATGTCGCAAGAGGACATGGATAAGTTAACAGAGACAGATAAGAAAGATTTTTGGATGCAGTTAAATGAAAAGCGGGCAGCAGCGAAAGTAACGAAAGAAGATGAGAGTAAATTTAGAAAGCAAGAAATAGAAGGAAAAGAGTTAGATAAAAAAGTAGAAGAACTGCGCCGGGAAAGAATTACACAAGAAGAATTAAATGAGCTTTCAAAGGAAGATATAGAAGTATTAGTAATTAAAAGCAAAATGAATGCGGGATATAAAATGACGCCGCAAATCGTTAAAAAAGATGTAAGTCAAAATGAATATGCTGTCGTTAGTGAAAGGTTGGCAAGTTTACCGGGGGTAGATACAACAGTAGATTGGGAACGTGAATACCCAAATGATAAAATACTGCGCTCTATACTCGGTAGCGTTTCTAATGAAAATGAAGGGTTGCCAAGAGAACAATTAGATTATTATTTAGTTCGTGATTATAATCGAAACGACCGTATTGGTAAAAGTTACATCGAAAAACAATACGAAGATGCACTACATGGAACGAAAGAACAGTCTAAAAATATTATGGATAAAGCAGGGAAGATTGTTCGAACTGAAAAAGTGACTGAAGGAAAAAGTGGAAATAACTTGATGTTAACAGTCGATATGGATTTACAGAAAAGAGTAGAGGGAAGCCTTGAAAAGAATTTACGAGCTTTTCATACTGCAGAGCCGATGATGGATCGTGCGTTCGTAGTAATGATGAATCCGAAAAACGGTCAAATTTTATCAATGGCAGGAAAGAAAATTGTAAATAAAGATGGCGGTATGCAAATAGAAGATTATGCACTAGGAACGATGACAAGTTCTTATGAGTTAGGGTCAACTGTAAAAGGTGCTACTTTATTAACTGGATATCAAACAGAAGCGATTAAGCCGTATACACATTTCTTTGATGCACCAATGTATTTTAAAGGAAGTTCTAAGCCGAAGAAATCGTGGAAAGAATTTGGGGATATTGATGATTTAAGAGCTTTGCAAGTGTCATCGAACGTTTATATGTTTAATACGGCTTTAAAAATGGCAGGCATTAATTATGTCCCAAACAATCCATTAGACATTAAACAAGAAACATTTAATAAAATGCGCTACTATTTTAGACAATTTGGCCTAGGTGTGTCGACTGGTATTGACCTGCCAAATGAATCAATTGGTCAAGTAGGTAGAACTGATAACATACCCGGATTTTTACTTGATTACGCGATTGGACAGTATGATACATATACGCCGCTTCAGCTTGCGCAATATATTTCAACCATTGCAAATGGCGGTTACCGAATGAAACCACAAATTGTACAAGAAGTTAGAGAACAACCGAATAGACCAGAGGATGTAGGAAAAGTCGTTCGGTCGGTTGAACCAGTTGTATTAAATCGAGTGGATATGGACACTTCGTACATTAATCATGTAAAAGAAGGATTTAGAAGGGTTTTTCAAGAAGCTGACGGAACAGGTACTGGAACGTTTAAAGGTTTACCATATAAACCAGCGGGAAAAACAGGAACAGCTGAGACAGTATATGGTGGAGAAAGTGATATTGGAAGAGATGAGAACAACAACAGAAAAAAATGTTATAATTTAACTCTTGCCGGTTATGCGCCATATGATGCTGATCCGGAAATAGCCTTTTCAGTTGTTGTGCCATGGGTGAATGATGATAAATCAGGAATTAATTCTGCCATTGGTAAAGAGATTTTGGATGCGTATTTTGAATTAAAAACAAATAGATCAAATGCAAATTCAATTCCAGTAGAACAACCGAACAAGGCACAGTAA
- a CDS encoding NAD-dependent protein deacylase has translation MIFVQQFEEVRSILEKAKKITVLTGAGASTESGIPDFRSANGLYADANVEMYLSRGYYNQSPKEFWKHYKEIFQINTFHQYKPNRGHRFLAELEEQGKDITILTQNIDGLHQLGGSKHVIDLHGTLQTAHCPKCKSGYDLQYMIDHEVPRCEKCNFILNPDVVLYGDTLPQYQNAITRLYETDIFIVMGTSLKVQPVASFPQIAKREIGATTILVNEELTGQEYNFDFVFQNKIGEFVKGVSSVK, from the coding sequence GTGATTTTTGTGCAACAATTTGAAGAAGTACGTTCAATTTTAGAAAAAGCGAAGAAAATTACAGTATTAACAGGCGCTGGTGCAAGTACGGAAAGTGGTATCCCAGATTTCCGTTCAGCAAATGGATTGTATGCTGATGCGAATGTGGAGATGTATTTATCAAGAGGGTACTATAACCAAAGTCCGAAAGAATTTTGGAAGCATTATAAAGAAATCTTTCAAATTAATACGTTCCATCAATATAAACCAAATCGTGGACATCGTTTTTTAGCTGAGCTAGAAGAACAAGGGAAAGATATTACGATTTTAACGCAAAATATTGACGGTTTACATCAATTAGGTGGCAGTAAGCATGTTATTGATTTACATGGAACACTTCAAACAGCACATTGTCCAAAATGTAAATCAGGCTATGATTTACAGTATATGATTGATCATGAAGTACCGCGTTGTGAGAAGTGTAATTTCATTTTAAATCCAGACGTAGTTTTATACGGAGATACATTACCGCAATATCAAAATGCGATAACACGTTTATATGAAACAGATATATTTATCGTTATGGGAACGTCATTAAAAGTACAACCCGTCGCTTCATTCCCGCAAATCGCAAAGAGGGAAATAGGGGCAACAACAATTTTAGTAAATGAAGAGTTAACAGGGCAAGAATATAACTTTGATTTTGTTTTTCAAAATAAGATTGGTGAGTTTGTTAAAGGGGTATCTTCAGTGAAATAA
- the pcp gene encoding pyroglutamyl-peptidase I codes for MKTVLLTGFDPFGGENINPAWEVAKGLHEKTIGEYKVISKQVPTVFHKSISVLKEYIEELAPEIIICIGQAGGRPDITIERVAINIDDARIADNEGNQPVDVPVVEEGPAAYWSALPMKAIVKKLCEEGIPSSVSQTAGTFVCNHLFYGLMHELEKHDKKIKGGFIHIPFLPEQSSNYPGQPSMSLSTISKGIELAIEVTMTVEVDIVEIGGATH; via the coding sequence ATGAAAACAGTATTATTAACAGGGTTTGATCCATTTGGCGGAGAAAATATCAATCCAGCTTGGGAAGTAGCAAAAGGTTTGCATGAAAAAACAATTGGAGAATACAAGGTAATAAGCAAACAAGTACCAACTGTATTTCATAAATCAATAAGCGTATTAAAAGAGTATATAGAAGAACTAGCGCCGGAAATTATTATATGCATTGGACAAGCTGGGGGCAGACCAGATATTACGATAGAACGTGTTGCAATTAATATTGATGATGCAAGAATTGCTGACAATGAAGGAAATCAGCCGGTAGATGTACCGGTTGTAGAAGAAGGACCAGCTGCCTATTGGTCTGCACTTCCGATGAAAGCAATTGTAAAAAAACTTTGCGAAGAGGGCATACCGTCATCTGTTTCACAGACGGCAGGCACATTCGTTTGTAATCACTTATTCTATGGACTTATGCATGAACTAGAGAAACATGATAAGAAAATAAAAGGCGGATTCATTCATATTCCGTTTTTACCAGAACAATCGAGTAATTATCCAGGGCAACCGAGTATGTCACTTTCTACTATTAGTAAGGGAATAGAATTGGCAATTGAAGTAACGATGACAGTTGAAGTAGATATTGTAGAGATTGGGGGCGCAACGCATTAA
- a CDS encoding DUF979 domain-containing protein, protein MNIITMDTIYYVLGIIVSFIAVRIAFDREHPNRFGSSLFWALFAVTFLFGNIIPSFYVGCIVLTMVVLASLNKVTKSQEKEVPVQERVKHAEKLKNKIFMPALLIPIFTIIGTLTLGKIKWGNVSLVDPDKVTLVALALGALLAFVAAMRITKSKITTPVQEGSRLLQAVGWAVILPQMLAALGGIFAKSGVGQVVSDLVGQVLPTEYPFVAVMAYCLGMMLFTVVMGNAFAAFAVITGGIGLPLIVQMHGGNPAIMAALGMFAGYCGTLLTPMAANFNIVPAMLLELKDKNAVIKAQVPIALSIFIINMFIMYGLVYRF, encoded by the coding sequence ATGAACATCATCACAATGGATACAATCTATTATGTATTAGGGATAATCGTTTCCTTTATCGCTGTTCGTATCGCATTCGATCGTGAACATCCAAACAGATTCGGTTCTAGTTTATTTTGGGCATTGTTTGCAGTTACATTTTTATTCGGAAATATAATTCCTTCGTTTTACGTTGGTTGTATAGTGCTTACTATGGTCGTTTTAGCTTCACTAAATAAAGTAACAAAGTCTCAGGAAAAAGAAGTACCAGTACAAGAACGTGTGAAACATGCTGAGAAATTAAAAAATAAAATTTTTATGCCTGCACTTTTAATTCCTATTTTTACAATTATCGGTACGTTAACGTTAGGGAAAATTAAATGGGGAAATGTCTCTCTTGTTGATCCAGATAAAGTAACATTAGTTGCATTAGCGCTTGGTGCATTACTCGCATTCGTCGCGGCAATGCGTATTACAAAATCAAAAATAACAACGCCTGTACAAGAAGGAAGCAGACTATTACAAGCTGTCGGCTGGGCTGTCATTTTACCACAAATGTTAGCAGCACTTGGTGGTATATTCGCGAAGTCTGGCGTTGGACAAGTTGTTTCAGACTTAGTCGGACAAGTGTTACCGACAGAGTATCCGTTCGTTGCTGTTATGGCGTACTGTTTAGGCATGATGCTATTTACAGTCGTAATGGGAAATGCATTCGCAGCGTTTGCTGTTATTACTGGCGGAATTGGTTTACCTTTAATTGTACAAATGCACGGAGGAAATCCGGCAATTATGGCGGCACTTGGAATGTTTGCTGGATACTGTGGAACATTGCTTACTCCAATGGCAGCGAACTTTAATATCGTTCCGGCGATGCTATTAGAACTAAAAGACAAAAATGCAGTTATTAAAGCACAAGTACCAATTGCTCTTTCAATCTTTATTATCAATATGTTTATTATGTATGGCCTAGTATATCGTTTCTAA
- a CDS encoding DUF969 domain-containing protein, translated as MVKLIGILLVAVGFLFRLNTLLVVMVAGIVTGMVSGLSFYDVISMFGKFFIENRYMSMPIILTLPVIGILERYGLKERAEALITKSKGATTGRVLMSYFTIRESSAALGLNIGGHAQTVRPLVAPMAEGAAQGKYGKLPEKLREKIKANAAAAENTAWFFGEDIFIATGAILLMKGFFDSVGMHVGVWDMALWGIPTAISALIISWIRFRRFDKYIEKTMKAEGKEEKEVI; from the coding sequence TTGGTGAAATTAATCGGGATATTACTTGTTGCAGTGGGCTTTTTATTTAGATTAAATACACTTTTAGTAGTTATGGTTGCAGGTATTGTTACTGGTATGGTTTCAGGATTAAGTTTTTATGATGTGATCAGTATGTTCGGTAAATTTTTCATAGAAAATAGATATATGTCTATGCCAATTATATTAACATTACCGGTAATCGGAATTTTAGAGCGTTACGGTTTAAAAGAAAGAGCAGAAGCACTTATAACGAAATCAAAAGGAGCAACAACTGGAAGAGTATTAATGTCATATTTTACGATAAGAGAATCCTCAGCAGCACTTGGACTGAATATTGGTGGTCATGCACAAACAGTAAGACCGCTCGTTGCACCGATGGCAGAAGGAGCCGCACAAGGTAAATACGGTAAACTCCCTGAAAAATTAAGAGAAAAGATTAAAGCAAACGCAGCTGCTGCGGAAAATACAGCTTGGTTTTTCGGAGAAGATATTTTCATCGCAACTGGTGCTATTTTATTAATGAAAGGATTCTTCGATTCAGTAGGTATGCATGTCGGTGTATGGGATATGGCACTTTGGGGCATTCCGACAGCAATATCTGCACTTATTATAAGCTGGATTAGATTTAGAAGGTTTGATAAATATATAGAGAAAACAATGAAGGCAGAAGGAAAAGAAGAGAAGGAGGTAATCTAA
- the pxpA gene encoding 5-oxoprolinase subunit PxpA: MTTIDLNCDLGESFGAYKMGNDDEILPFVSSINVACGFHAGDPSVMRQTVEKALEHNVAIGAHPGFPDLIGFGRRNMNVSASEVYDYVLYQIGALDAFLKAAGGKMHHVKPHGALYNMAATNPEIADAIAKVIYHSNPNLLLYGLANSEAFIQAAKKYKVTLVQEAFADRTYKQDGTLTSRTEENALIKDEDEAIKQVLQMVKEGHVNSVNGKKVVVQAQTICLHGDGEKAVQFAERIYRTFKLNGISICALK; encoded by the coding sequence ATGACTACAATTGATTTGAATTGTGATTTAGGAGAAAGTTTTGGCGCTTATAAAATGGGGAATGATGATGAAATTCTTCCGTTCGTTTCCTCTATAAACGTTGCTTGCGGTTTTCATGCGGGTGATCCGTCTGTTATGCGTCAAACTGTTGAAAAAGCTTTGGAGCATAACGTAGCAATAGGGGCGCATCCTGGATTTCCTGATTTAATTGGATTTGGTAGAAGAAACATGAATGTTTCAGCAAGTGAAGTATACGACTATGTATTGTATCAAATCGGTGCATTAGACGCTTTTTTGAAAGCAGCTGGCGGGAAGATGCATCATGTAAAACCGCACGGTGCTCTATATAATATGGCGGCGACTAATCCGGAAATTGCAGATGCAATTGCGAAGGTAATTTATCATAGTAATCCAAATCTATTACTTTACGGATTAGCAAATAGTGAGGCATTTATACAGGCTGCAAAAAAATACAAAGTAACTCTCGTACAAGAGGCTTTTGCGGATCGTACATATAAGCAAGATGGTACATTAACGAGCCGTACAGAAGAAAATGCGCTTATAAAAGATGAAGACGAAGCGATAAAGCAAGTACTTCAAATGGTGAAAGAAGGCCATGTAAATTCGGTCAATGGAAAGAAAGTAGTAGTTCAGGCGCAAACGATTTGTTTACATGGTGATGGGGAAAAAGCAGTGCAATTTGCAGAAAGAATATACAGAACATTCAAACTTAACGGCATTTCTATTTGTGCACTGAAGTAA
- a CDS encoding biotin-dependent carboxyltransferase family protein has protein sequence MDVEVLHAGMFTTVQDLGRSHYQQYGVPVGGAMDQSALRMINMLVGNEEDEAGLEITIMGPKLLIKKPTLLAIGGADMEPLLNGERIPLWRPILAEEGSMLCFGKVKSGCRAYVTFAGGIHIDRTMGSKSTYIRATIGGIEGRMLKKGDYFQIGAQPEMANCFIQDLQKDERIKTKWAISNSVLPKYKKHPKLRVIPDFEYNQFTEESRKAFFTKEYKVSNHADRMGYRVEGEVLNRIEEKEILSSPVTFGTIQVPNGGQPIILMADRQTTGGYPRIGNIISVDLPLLAQLKPGDYVSFEKITLEEAEQLYIEQEVNMNLLKKFIALRS, from the coding sequence ATGGATGTAGAAGTTTTGCATGCGGGAATGTTTACAACAGTCCAAGATTTAGGGCGATCACATTATCAACAATACGGTGTACCCGTTGGCGGGGCAATGGATCAAAGTGCGCTTCGGATGATCAATATGTTAGTTGGTAATGAAGAGGATGAAGCCGGACTCGAAATTACGATTATGGGACCTAAATTGTTAATAAAGAAACCGACTTTACTTGCGATTGGCGGAGCAGACATGGAACCGTTATTGAATGGAGAACGTATCCCGTTATGGCGTCCCATTTTAGCGGAAGAAGGTAGTATGCTTTGTTTTGGAAAGGTGAAAAGTGGTTGCAGAGCGTATGTGACTTTTGCGGGTGGCATCCATATTGATCGCACTATGGGAAGTAAAAGTACGTACATACGTGCTACGATTGGCGGTATAGAAGGAAGAATGTTGAAAAAGGGTGACTACTTCCAAATTGGTGCACAACCAGAAATGGCGAATTGTTTCATTCAAGACTTACAAAAAGATGAGCGAATAAAAACGAAATGGGCAATTAGCAACAGCGTACTACCAAAGTATAAGAAACATCCTAAGCTTCGTGTCATACCTGACTTTGAATATAATCAATTTACAGAAGAAAGTAGAAAGGCATTTTTTACGAAAGAGTATAAGGTATCTAATCATGCTGACCGTATGGGCTATAGAGTTGAGGGAGAAGTATTAAATAGGATTGAAGAAAAAGAGATTTTATCGAGTCCTGTTACATTTGGAACCATTCAAGTTCCAAATGGTGGACAGCCGATTATATTAATGGCAGATAGACAAACGACAGGTGGCTATCCGAGAATTGGAAATATCATTTCAGTAGATTTACCTCTTCTTGCCCAGCTAAAGCCGGGGGACTATGTTTCTTTTGAGAAAATTACGCTTGAAGAAGCGGAACAATTGTACATAGAACAAGAAGTAAATATGAATCTATTAAAGAAATTCATCGCTTTACGAAGCTGA
- the pxpB gene encoding 5-oxoprolinase subunit PxpB, with the protein MKFSALGDQAIIVTFGEEIKMDIYEKVQRLFQALQQHPFAGMIECVPSFTSLAVYYNVYKVWKRSERSERPYDYVRQYIKELYDSNKEEVKQDVKHISIPVCYGGEYGPDLEDVAHYKGLQVEDVIRIHSETKYFVYMLGFTPGFPYLGGLSKELETPRKETPRLQISPGSVGIGGNQTGIYPLETPGGWNIIGRTPISLFNPEEEIPTYIQSGMYLRFIPITKEEYVSLEGAKEWM; encoded by the coding sequence ATGAAATTTTCTGCGTTAGGGGATCAAGCAATTATTGTTACATTTGGTGAAGAAATTAAGATGGATATATATGAGAAAGTACAGCGGTTATTTCAAGCACTGCAGCAACATCCGTTTGCAGGAATGATTGAGTGCGTTCCATCGTTTACTTCATTAGCTGTTTACTACAATGTATATAAAGTATGGAAGAGAAGTGAAAGAAGTGAAAGACCATATGATTATGTTCGCCAGTATATAAAGGAGCTTTATGATTCTAATAAAGAAGAAGTAAAACAGGATGTGAAACATATTTCTATACCAGTTTGTTACGGGGGAGAATATGGACCTGATTTAGAAGATGTCGCACATTATAAAGGTTTACAAGTAGAAGATGTGATTCGAATACATAGTGAAACTAAATATTTTGTATATATGCTAGGTTTTACACCAGGGTTCCCGTATCTAGGAGGACTATCAAAAGAATTAGAAACACCTAGAAAAGAAACACCACGGTTACAAATTTCTCCTGGTTCAGTGGGTATTGGCGGGAATCAAACAGGTATATATCCACTTGAAACACCAGGAGGATGGAATATTATCGGCAGAACTCCTATTTCATTATTTAATCCAGAAGAAGAAATACCAACATATATTCAAAGTGGTATGTATTTACGATTTATCCCAATAACGAAGGAAGAGTACGTATCACTTGAGGGGGCTAAAGAATGGATGTAG
- a CDS encoding IclR family transcriptional regulator, with amino-acid sequence MSINKTAVKTMDILELFYEHEELSLTEMVQLTNMPKTSVYRLIGSLEEMAFLQKNEKGKYRLGVVFLRFGQLVSQRLSVRNIAIPYMKELRDSLGQAVNLIIQDGNDAIYVEKMEGVQPVRVYTAVGRRAPLYAGACPRILLSYFSEEEKRRYIEEVELKQFADGTIVDKKQLLEVLQMAKKEGYTISYSELENHTAAIAAPIFASDGTVVAGISISGLAIEYSESNISYFIAKVKETAHRISKELGFLA; translated from the coding sequence ATGAGTATAAATAAAACGGCAGTTAAGACAATGGATATTTTAGAGTTGTTTTATGAGCATGAAGAGCTAAGTTTAACTGAGATGGTTCAGCTTACAAATATGCCGAAAACATCTGTTTATCGTTTAATTGGCTCGTTAGAAGAGATGGCGTTTTTACAAAAAAACGAAAAGGGGAAATATCGTTTAGGGGTCGTATTTTTACGGTTCGGTCAACTTGTTTCACAACGATTATCAGTAAGAAATATAGCAATTCCTTATATGAAAGAACTTAGAGATAGTTTAGGACAGGCAGTTAATTTAATAATTCAAGATGGTAATGACGCAATTTACGTTGAAAAGATGGAAGGTGTTCAGCCGGTACGCGTGTATACGGCGGTTGGAAGAAGAGCACCGCTTTATGCTGGCGCATGTCCAAGAATTTTACTATCGTATTTCTCTGAGGAAGAGAAACGGAGATACATAGAGGAAGTGGAATTAAAACAGTTTGCAGATGGAACAATCGTGGATAAGAAACAATTGTTAGAAGTGTTGCAAATGGCAAAAAAGGAAGGCTATACAATTAGTTATTCTGAGTTAGAAAATCATACAGCAGCTATAGCAGCGCCCATTTTCGCAAGTGATGGAACGGTTGTAGCAGGCATTAGTATTTCGGGATTAGCAATTGAGTACAGCGAAAGTAACATTTCATATTTTATCGCTAAGGTGAAAGAAACAGCACATCGCATTTCGAAAGAACTCGGCTTTTTGGCATAG
- the lepB gene encoding signal peptidase I yields MKENTKKELFSWAKTIGFTLVLIAIIRGVLFTPSLVQGESMMPTLKNNERVLVNKIGYSISGLDRFDIIVFHGKEGYDLVKRVIGLPGDTVEYKNDVLYVNGKAMEEPYLKQFKEKAVGRVLTPDFTLEQITGKTKVPEGQVFVLGDNREVSKDGRMFGFISEDEIVGKGQAVFWPLKQVRAL; encoded by the coding sequence ATGAAGGAAAATACGAAGAAAGAATTATTCTCTTGGGCTAAAACGATAGGTTTTACCCTTGTATTAATTGCTATTATTCGCGGTGTTTTATTTACACCTTCTTTAGTGCAAGGTGAATCAATGATGCCCACTTTAAAAAATAACGAACGAGTGCTCGTGAATAAGATTGGTTATAGTATAAGTGGATTAGATCGCTTTGATATTATCGTCTTCCACGGAAAAGAAGGATACGATTTAGTAAAACGAGTAATTGGTTTGCCAGGCGATACAGTTGAGTATAAAAATGATGTTTTATATGTAAACGGCAAAGCGATGGAAGAACCATATTTAAAACAGTTTAAAGAAAAAGCAGTAGGCCGTGTATTAACTCCAGACTTTACGTTAGAACAAATCACAGGAAAAACGAAAGTGCCAGAAGGCCAAGTATTTGTTTTAGGGGATAATCGTGAAGTTTCTAAGGATGGTCGCATGTTTGGCTTTATTTCAGAAGATGAAATTGTCGGAAAAGGACAAGCTGTTTTCTGGCCGTTGAAACAAGTAAGAGCGTTATAA
- a CDS encoding copper homeostasis protein CutC, whose protein sequence is MLEVIATCLEDVKRIESAGGKRIELISSYTEGGLTPSYAFIKKAVEAVSIPIHVMIRPHAKSFTYTEEEIEMMKEDIIVAQKLGAAGVVLGVLSERNEVDEEKLADLLSVVDGINVTYHRAIDDIENPVEAMNTLKKFHKVTHVLTSGGQGNIVENIPVLTEMQKVSDGQIQLVAGAGVTKENIKRLLDETGISQAHVGTAVREGKSCFSEIDPNLVQELVKIIK, encoded by the coding sequence ATGCTAGAGGTTATTGCAACATGTTTAGAAGATGTAAAACGAATTGAAAGCGCTGGCGGGAAGCGGATTGAATTAATTTCATCTTATACAGAAGGTGGTTTAACACCGAGTTATGCTTTTATAAAAAAAGCGGTAGAAGCGGTAAGTATACCAATTCATGTTATGATTCGTCCGCATGCGAAGTCTTTTACATATACGGAAGAAGAAATTGAAATGATGAAAGAAGATATTATAGTTGCACAGAAGTTAGGAGCAGCTGGTGTAGTATTAGGCGTATTAAGCGAACGAAATGAAGTGGATGAAGAGAAATTAGCGGATTTACTATCTGTTGTAGATGGAATAAATGTAACGTACCACCGTGCGATAGATGATATAGAAAATCCAGTAGAAGCGATGAACACTTTAAAGAAGTTTCATAAAGTGACTCACGTTTTAACTTCAGGTGGACAAGGAAATATAGTAGAGAATATTCCGGTGCTTACAGAAATGCAAAAGGTAAGTGATGGTCAAATTCAGCTTGTAGCTGGAGCTGGCGTGACGAAAGAAAATATAAAGCGATTGCTAGATGAAACTGGAATTTCGCAAGCTCATGTCGGTACAGCGGTAAGAGAAGGAAAATCATGTTTTTCTGAAATAGACCCTAATTTAGTACAAGAATTAGTTAAAATCATAAAATAA